A part of Actinomycetota bacterium genomic DNA contains:
- a CDS encoding TetR/AcrR family transcriptional regulator C-terminal domain-containing protein: protein MPRPTEALLDRRRIGRAALALVDKKGDFTIPELAKRLHVQPSSLYHHVDGRADIVELVRLEVLNKLDHTLLRSHSWDQGLAAWARSYRSVFAEHPAAIRMLATAPVRSPELIDAYEGATTALLEAGFPREQALAMFVALESFLLGSALDLSMPEVMIEGVDPERHAVLTGCIAALPAGISRPEQAFEVGLLALLEGFRASLGTEHARGAPR from the coding sequence ATGCCCCGACCCACCGAGGCCCTGCTCGACCGCCGACGGATCGGGCGGGCCGCACTGGCCCTGGTCGACAAGAAGGGCGACTTCACCATCCCCGAGCTGGCGAAGCGGCTCCACGTGCAGCCCTCCTCGCTGTACCACCATGTCGACGGGCGAGCCGACATCGTCGAACTGGTGCGGCTCGAAGTGCTCAACAAGCTCGACCACACGCTGCTGCGCTCGCACTCCTGGGACCAGGGGCTCGCGGCCTGGGCCCGCTCCTACCGCAGCGTCTTCGCCGAACACCCCGCCGCGATTCGCATGCTGGCCACCGCCCCGGTGCGGTCCCCCGAGCTGATCGACGCATACGAGGGCGCCACAACCGCCCTGCTGGAGGCCGGGTTCCCCAGAGAACAGGCGCTGGCGATGTTCGTCGCGCTGGAGAGCTTCCTGCTCGGATCGGCCCTCGACCTCAGCATGCCCGAAGTCATGATCGAGGGGGTCGACCCCGAACGGCACGCCGTGCTGACCGGCTGTATCGCCGCCCTGCCCGCCGGTATCAGCCGCCCAGAGCAGGCCTTCGAGGTCGGGTTGCTGGCGCTGCTAGAAGGGTTCCGCGCCTCCCTCGGGACGGAACACGCCCGCGGGGCGCCGCGATAG